A genomic region of Halomonas aestuarii contains the following coding sequences:
- the lptE gene encoding LPS assembly lipoprotein LptE: protein MQRRHLLRIGLAAGASLALAGCGFRLRGYDQPLLAIDALTLEGPDTELARLVTRRLEGGGTRVQEGAAGVLNLGGENFRERRVGGLDSGPRELELSLEVPFSVQRRADGAYLLDQQRLEVSERLTVNDDELLAQDDLLEAARERLRDEAARQLLDRLQALEPS, encoded by the coding sequence ATGCAGCGCCGACACCTTCTGCGAATCGGCCTCGCCGCCGGCGCCTCCCTGGCGCTGGCCGGCTGTGGCTTTCGCCTGCGAGGCTACGACCAGCCGTTGTTGGCCATCGATGCCCTGACCCTTGAGGGGCCGGATACCGAGCTGGCTCGCCTGGTCACCCGGCGACTCGAGGGGGGTGGCACCCGGGTACAGGAGGGGGCGGCCGGGGTGCTCAACCTGGGGGGCGAGAATTTCCGGGAGCGGCGCGTGGGGGGGCTCGACAGCGGGCCCCGCGAGCTGGAGCTGAGCCTGGAGGTGCCCTTCTCCGTGCAGCGTCGCGCCGACGGGGCCTACCTCCTCGACCAGCAGCGACTGGAGGTCAGTGAACGCCTGACGGTCAATGACGATGAGCTGCTGGCCCAGGACGACCTTCTCGAGGCCGCTCGCGAACGGCTGCGGGATGAGGCTGCCCGCCAGCTGCTGGACCGCCTGCAGGCGCTGGAACCGTCGTGA
- the leuS gene encoding leucine--tRNA ligase: MDAQYKPHETERDAQQFWDENQCFKAVEDASREKFYCLSMFPYPSGKLHMGHVRNYTIGDVVSRYQRMQGRNVMQPMGWDAFGMPAENAAIQNRVPPGKWTYDNIDYMRRQLKALGFAYDWSREFATCDVDYYRWEQWFFTRLVEKGLVYKKMSTVNWDPVDKTVLANEQVIEGRGWRSGALVERKEIPLWFLKITDYAEELLADLDKIDWPEQVKTMQRNWIGKSRGVELSFQIKPADGSDLKPAEGSDIKEAWGADAEPLSVYTTRPDTLMGVTYVAVAAGHPLAKQAAQQDTELAAFVEECAHGGTSEAELATMEKKGMPTGHLAVHPLTGREVPVYVANFVLMEYGTGAVMAVPGHDQRDWEFATKYGLPIEAVIADANGQAPDLSEGAHDEYGTLIHSGEFDGLDFEAAFDAIAKRLGELGRGEVKTNFRLRDWGVARQRYWGAPIPVKYGPEGQTVPLTDEELPVALPMEVTVDATGSPLKRMPEFSDLGDGWTRETDTFDTFMESSWYYARFCCADNMEAMLDERANYWLPVDLYIGGIEHAILHLLYARFFNKLMRDFGLVETDEPFQRLLTQGMVIAETFYRPTENGGKEWFNPADVEVKRDDKGRPVSAVLVADGQPVEMGGIEKMSKSKNNGVDPQSMIDRFGADTVRLFMMFAAPPEQSLEWSDSGVEGASRFLKRLWRLVSEHLEAGTPGSLDVPSLTEAQRELRRKTHETIKKAGDDIGRRTTFNTAIAAVMELTNALSRFEDTSPLGLAVAREAVEACVLLLAPITPHACHALWQALGHDEPAIDAAWPRVDESALARDSIELVVQVNGKLRARIEAPADAAKDAIEAQALAAENVQRHTEGKTIRKVIVVPGKLVNIVVG, translated from the coding sequence ATGGACGCACAGTACAAGCCCCACGAGACCGAACGCGACGCCCAGCAGTTCTGGGACGAGAACCAGTGCTTCAAGGCGGTGGAAGACGCCAGCCGCGAGAAGTTCTACTGCCTGTCGATGTTCCCCTACCCCAGCGGCAAGCTACACATGGGGCATGTGCGCAACTACACCATCGGCGACGTGGTCTCGCGCTACCAGCGCATGCAGGGTCGCAACGTCATGCAGCCCATGGGCTGGGACGCCTTCGGTATGCCGGCGGAGAACGCCGCCATCCAGAACCGGGTACCCCCGGGCAAGTGGACCTACGACAATATCGACTACATGCGCCGCCAGCTGAAGGCGCTGGGCTTCGCCTACGACTGGAGCCGCGAGTTCGCCACCTGCGATGTCGACTACTACCGCTGGGAGCAGTGGTTCTTCACCCGGCTGGTGGAGAAGGGCCTGGTCTACAAGAAGATGTCCACGGTCAACTGGGACCCGGTCGACAAGACCGTGCTCGCCAACGAGCAGGTGATCGAGGGGCGCGGCTGGCGCTCCGGCGCCCTGGTGGAGCGCAAGGAGATCCCGCTGTGGTTCCTCAAGATCACCGACTATGCCGAGGAGCTGCTGGCCGACCTGGACAAGATCGACTGGCCCGAGCAGGTCAAGACCATGCAGCGCAACTGGATCGGCAAGTCGCGCGGCGTGGAGCTGAGCTTTCAAATAAAGCCCGCTGATGGCTCCGATCTCAAACCCGCTGAGGGCTCTGATATCAAGGAGGCCTGGGGCGCCGACGCCGAGCCGCTCTCGGTCTATACCACCCGTCCCGACACCCTGATGGGCGTGACCTACGTCGCCGTGGCCGCCGGCCACCCGCTGGCGAAGCAGGCCGCCCAGCAGGACACCGAACTTGCCGCCTTCGTCGAGGAATGCGCCCACGGCGGCACCTCCGAGGCCGAGCTCGCCACCATGGAGAAGAAGGGCATGCCGACCGGCCACCTGGCCGTGCATCCCCTGACTGGCCGCGAGGTCCCCGTCTATGTGGCCAACTTCGTGCTCATGGAGTACGGCACCGGCGCGGTGATGGCGGTGCCCGGCCACGACCAGCGCGACTGGGAGTTCGCGACCAAGTACGGCCTGCCCATCGAGGCGGTGATCGCCGATGCGAACGGCCAGGCACCGGACCTCTCCGAGGGCGCCCATGACGAGTACGGCACCCTGATCCACTCCGGCGAGTTCGATGGCCTGGACTTCGAGGCCGCCTTCGATGCCATCGCCAAGCGGCTCGGCGAGCTCGGCCGCGGCGAGGTGAAGACCAACTTCCGCCTGCGCGACTGGGGGGTAGCCCGCCAGCGCTACTGGGGGGCGCCGATCCCGGTCAAGTACGGCCCCGAGGGGCAGACGGTGCCGCTCACCGACGAGGAGCTGCCGGTCGCCCTGCCCATGGAGGTCACCGTCGACGCCACCGGCTCGCCGCTCAAGCGCATGCCGGAATTCTCCGACCTCGGCGATGGCTGGACCCGCGAGACCGACACCTTCGACACCTTCATGGAGTCGTCCTGGTACTACGCCCGCTTCTGCTGCGCCGACAACATGGAGGCGATGCTCGACGAGCGCGCCAACTACTGGCTGCCGGTGGATCTCTACATCGGCGGCATCGAGCACGCCATCCTGCACCTGCTCTATGCGCGCTTCTTCAACAAGCTGATGCGCGACTTCGGCCTGGTGGAGACCGACGAGCCCTTCCAGCGGCTGCTCACCCAGGGCATGGTCATCGCCGAGACCTTCTACCGCCCTACCGAGAACGGCGGCAAGGAGTGGTTCAACCCGGCCGACGTGGAGGTCAAGCGAGACGACAAGGGCCGCCCGGTCAGCGCCGTGCTGGTCGCGGACGGCCAGCCGGTGGAGATGGGCGGCATCGAGAAGATGTCCAAGTCCAAGAACAACGGCGTCGACCCGCAATCCATGATCGACCGCTTCGGCGCCGACACCGTGCGCCTGTTCATGATGTTCGCCGCGCCCCCGGAGCAGTCCCTGGAGTGGTCCGACTCCGGCGTCGAGGGGGCCAGCCGCTTCCTCAAGCGCCTGTGGCGCCTGGTCAGCGAGCACCTGGAGGCCGGCACGCCCGGTTCCCTCGATGTCCCGTCGCTCACCGAGGCCCAGCGGGAACTGCGGCGCAAGACCCACGAGACGATCAAGAAGGCCGGCGACGACATTGGCCGCCGCACGACCTTCAACACCGCCATCGCCGCGGTGATGGAGCTGACCAACGCCCTCTCGCGGTTCGAGGACACCTCGCCGCTGGGCCTGGCCGTGGCCCGCGAGGCGGTGGAGGCCTGCGTGCTGCTGCTCGCTCCGATCACGCCCCACGCCTGCCACGCCCTGTGGCAGGCGCTGGGCCATGACGAGCCGGCGATCGATGCCGCCTGGCCACGGGTCGACGAGTCGGCCCTGGCGCGCGACAGCATCGAGCTGGTGGTGCAGGTCAACGGCAAGCTGCGGGCCCGCATCGAGGCACCCGCCGACGCGGCCAAGGACGCCATCGAGGCCCAGGCCCTCGCCGCCGAGAACGTCCAGCGTCATACCGAGGGCAAGACCATCCGCAAGGTGATCGTCGTGCCCGGCAAGCTCGTCAACATCGTGGTGGGCTGA
- a CDS encoding zinc ribbon-containing protein, producing the protein MSEQKDPHHDHRLREGYERMLERLQEGADELTWENLQQDLDDAVEFEAELEEFTKDELSLLRAWVERDLKEMRRYLGAGGEGVAAWLGIDLSMLSRKVVDSLLSIADRSVIEREQLEDDLEASRADYVAGEMAAPGRMACTHCDAIVELEGVTRIEPCHQCGHRYFVRAPQ; encoded by the coding sequence ATGAGCGAGCAAAAGGATCCGCACCACGACCACCGCCTGCGCGAGGGCTATGAGCGAATGCTCGAGCGGCTGCAAGAGGGGGCCGACGAGCTGACCTGGGAGAACCTCCAGCAGGATCTCGATGATGCGGTGGAGTTCGAGGCCGAACTCGAGGAATTCACCAAGGACGAGCTCTCCCTGCTGCGCGCCTGGGTCGAGCGCGACCTCAAGGAGATGCGTCGCTACCTGGGCGCCGGTGGCGAGGGCGTGGCCGCCTGGCTGGGCATCGACCTCTCCATGCTGTCACGCAAGGTGGTCGACTCGCTGCTCTCCATTGCCGATCGCAGCGTGATCGAGCGGGAACAGCTCGAGGATGACCTGGAGGCGTCGCGCGCCGACTACGTCGCCGGCGAGATGGCCGCGCCCGGTCGCATGGCCTGCACTCACTGCGACGCCATCGTCGAGCTCGAGGGGGTCACCCGCATCGAACCCTGCCACCAGTGCGGCCATCGCTACTTCGTCCGCGCCCCCCAGTGA
- a CDS encoding LysR family transcriptional regulator — translation MDTQSLQAFLAVADSGSFSRAAEQLHLTQPAVSKRIAVLEGQTDARLFDRIGRRVTLTEAGRVLLPRAREILVMVDDSRRALGNLEGSVAGSLTLATSHHIGLHRLPPLLKAYTREHTDVRLDLHFLDSEQAYQGVLDGELEMAVVTLAPHPDPQLEVVPVWIDRLCFVCAHDHPLAAHGRLALEALCAFDAVLPGPLTFTRGLIESRFSSAGLELPVALSTNYLETLKMMTAIGLGWSLLPERLVAGDLHVLEVDHPPIHRPLGYLVHRSRTLSNAARAMIAQLDAAREPAAMAWR, via the coding sequence ATGGATACCCAGAGCCTGCAGGCCTTCCTGGCCGTGGCGGACAGCGGCAGCTTCTCCCGCGCCGCCGAGCAGCTGCACCTCACCCAGCCGGCGGTCAGCAAGCGCATCGCCGTGCTCGAGGGGCAGACCGATGCCAGACTGTTCGACCGCATCGGCCGCCGGGTGACCCTCACCGAGGCCGGGCGGGTGCTGCTGCCCCGGGCCCGGGAGATCCTGGTGATGGTGGATGACAGCCGCCGGGCGCTGGGTAACCTCGAGGGCAGCGTGGCGGGCAGCCTGACGCTGGCCACCAGCCACCATATCGGACTGCATCGGCTGCCGCCGCTGCTCAAGGCGTATACCCGGGAGCACACCGACGTGCGGCTCGACCTGCACTTCCTGGATTCCGAGCAGGCCTACCAAGGGGTGCTGGACGGCGAGCTCGAGATGGCCGTGGTGACCCTCGCCCCCCATCCGGACCCGCAGCTCGAGGTGGTGCCGGTGTGGATCGACCGCCTGTGCTTCGTCTGCGCCCACGACCATCCTCTCGCCGCCCACGGGCGGCTGGCGCTGGAGGCACTGTGCGCCTTCGATGCGGTGCTGCCCGGCCCCCTGACCTTCACCCGCGGCCTGATCGAGTCACGCTTCTCGTCGGCCGGGCTCGAACTGCCCGTGGCGCTCTCCACCAACTACCTGGAGACCCTGAAGATGATGACCGCCATTGGCCTCGGCTGGAGCCTGCTGCCCGAGCGGCTGGTGGCGGGCGACCTGCACGTGCTCGAGGTGGACCACCCGCCGATCCACCGCCCGCTGGGCTATCTCGTCCATCGCAGCCGTACCCTGTCCAATGCCGCCCGGGCCATGATCGCCCAGCTCGATGCCGCCCGGGAGCCGGCCGCCATGGCCTGGCGGTGA
- the leuC gene encoding 3-isopropylmalate dehydratase large subunit, with protein sequence MAGQTLYDKLWSQHLVKERDDGTALIYIDRQLLHEVTSPQAFEGLRLAGRKPWRLDANLATPDHNVPTTLKERAEGNAGIKDPVSLIQVQTLDDNCVEFGIEEFKINDPRQGIVHVVGPEQGATLPGMTVVCGDSHTATHGAFAALAHGIGTSEVEHVLATQCLLAQKMKNMQVRVEGSLGTGVTAKDIVLAIIGRIGTAGGTGCAIEFAGSAIRDLSMEGRMTVCNMAIEAGARVGLIAVDDTTIDYLRDRHYAPSGAQWDAAVDDWRQLVSDADAAFDKVVTLDAAEIEPQVSWGTSPEMVTGISGEVPDPAEAADETMQRGYTRALEYMGLAPKQKITDIRLDKVFIGSCTNSRIEDLREAAKVARGKKVADSIKLAMIVPGSGLVKRQAEAEGLDKVFLEAGFEWREPGCSMCLAMNADKLGAGEHCASTSNRNFEGRQGFGGRTHLVSPAMAAAAAIAGHFVDVRQIDAPSAAEEA encoded by the coding sequence ATGGCAGGCCAGACACTCTACGACAAGCTGTGGTCGCAGCACCTGGTGAAGGAGCGCGATGACGGCACCGCGCTGATCTACATCGACCGTCAACTGCTCCACGAGGTGACCTCGCCCCAGGCCTTCGAGGGGCTGCGCCTGGCAGGGCGCAAGCCGTGGCGTCTCGATGCCAACCTGGCGACCCCGGACCACAACGTGCCGACCACCCTCAAGGAGCGGGCCGAGGGCAACGCCGGCATCAAGGACCCGGTGTCCCTGATCCAGGTGCAGACCCTCGACGACAACTGCGTCGAGTTCGGCATCGAGGAGTTCAAGATCAACGACCCGCGACAGGGCATCGTCCACGTGGTGGGCCCGGAGCAGGGCGCGACCCTGCCGGGCATGACCGTGGTCTGCGGCGACTCCCACACCGCCACCCACGGCGCCTTCGCCGCCCTGGCCCATGGCATCGGCACCTCCGAGGTGGAGCATGTGCTGGCCACCCAGTGCTTGCTGGCCCAGAAGATGAAGAACATGCAGGTGCGCGTCGAGGGCTCCCTCGGCACCGGCGTCACCGCCAAGGACATCGTGCTGGCGATCATCGGCCGCATCGGCACCGCGGGCGGCACCGGCTGTGCCATCGAGTTCGCCGGCAGCGCCATTCGCGACCTCTCCATGGAAGGGCGCATGACGGTGTGCAACATGGCCATCGAGGCCGGTGCCCGGGTCGGCCTGATCGCCGTGGACGACACCACCATCGACTACCTGCGCGATCGCCACTATGCCCCCTCTGGCGCCCAGTGGGACGCCGCCGTGGACGACTGGCGCCAGCTCGTCTCCGACGCCGATGCCGCCTTCGACAAGGTGGTGACGCTGGATGCCGCCGAGATCGAACCCCAGGTCTCCTGGGGCACCAGCCCGGAGATGGTCACCGGCATCTCCGGTGAGGTCCCCGATCCGGCCGAAGCCGCCGACGAGACCATGCAGCGCGGCTACACCCGGGCGCTCGAGTACATGGGGCTGGCGCCAAAGCAGAAGATCACCGACATCCGCCTCGACAAGGTGTTCATCGGCTCCTGCACCAACTCCCGCATCGAGGACCTGCGCGAGGCGGCCAAGGTCGCGCGCGGCAAGAAGGTGGCCGACTCCATCAAGCTTGCCATGATCGTGCCGGGCTCGGGCCTGGTGAAGCGTCAGGCCGAGGCCGAGGGACTCGACAAGGTGTTCCTCGAGGCCGGCTTCGAGTGGCGCGAGCCCGGCTGCTCCATGTGCCTGGCCATGAACGCCGACAAGCTCGGCGCCGGGGAGCACTGCGCCTCCACCTCGAATCGCAACTTCGAGGGGCGCCAGGGCTTCGGCGGACGCACCCACCTCGTCAGTCCGGCCATGGCCGCCGCGGCGGCGATCGCCGGCCACTTCGTCGACGTCCGCCAGATCGACGCCCCATCCGCAGCCGAGGAGGCCTGA
- the leuD gene encoding 3-isopropylmalate dehydratase small subunit: MKKFERTQGLVAPLDRANVDTDLIIPKQFLKSIKRTGFGVNLFDELRYLDEGEPGQDVSKRPINPDFVLNQPRYQGASVLLTRRNFGCGSSREHAPWALEDFGFRVVIAPSFADIFYNNAFKNGLLLVPLPEETVDRLFAEVEANEGYRLDVDLENQRVITPSGEVIEFEVDAFRKQCLLEGLDDIGITLKDEDAIRDFEAKHRVARPWLFRDTAQA; encoded by the coding sequence ATGAAGAAGTTCGAACGCACCCAGGGCCTCGTCGCCCCGCTCGACCGGGCCAACGTCGACACCGACCTGATCATCCCGAAGCAGTTCCTGAAGTCGATCAAGCGCACCGGATTCGGGGTCAACCTCTTCGACGAGCTGCGCTACCTCGACGAGGGCGAGCCCGGCCAGGATGTCTCGAAGCGCCCGATCAACCCCGACTTCGTGCTCAATCAGCCCCGCTACCAGGGCGCGAGCGTGCTCCTGACGCGCCGCAACTTCGGCTGCGGCAGCTCCCGCGAGCATGCCCCCTGGGCGCTGGAGGACTTCGGCTTCCGGGTGGTGATCGCCCCGAGCTTTGCCGACATCTTCTACAATAACGCCTTCAAGAACGGCCTGCTGCTGGTGCCCCTGCCCGAGGAAACCGTCGATCGCCTGTTCGCCGAGGTCGAGGCCAACGAAGGTTACCGGCTCGACGTGGACCTGGAGAACCAGCGGGTGATCACGCCCTCCGGTGAGGTCATCGAATTCGAGGTGGATGCGTTCCGCAAGCAGTGCCTGCTGGAAGGGCTGGATGACATCGGCATCACCCTGAAGGACGAGGACGCCATCCGCGACTTCGAGGCGAAGCATCGCGTCGCGCGCCCCTGGCTGTTCCGCGACACTGCCCAGGCCTGA
- the leuB gene encoding 3-isopropylmalate dehydrogenase: protein MTQKILVLPGDGIGPEITAQASRILAACQARGLDVDVEEALLGGSAYDAHGEPLPAETLEKAKAARAILLGAVGGPKWDRIEDLSKRPEKGLLGVRKHLGLFGNLRPAITYPQLASASSLKPELVAGLDIMIVRELTGGIYFGQPRGIEERDGERVGFNTYVYSESEIERIGRVAFEMAQKRDKRLCSVDKANVLEATILWREVMERLAPEYPDVELSHMYVDNAAMQLVRAPKQFDVVVTGNMFGDILSDAAAMLTGSIGMLPSASLNESGQGMYEPCHGSAPDIAGQGIANPLATILSVAMMLRYSLDEPALAERIEAAVGKVLDDGLRTADIAAEGTRTVSTAEMGDAVLEAFEAL from the coding sequence ATGACACAGAAGATTCTGGTACTCCCGGGAGACGGCATCGGCCCCGAGATCACCGCCCAGGCCAGCCGCATCCTGGCCGCCTGCCAGGCCCGCGGCCTGGACGTTGATGTGGAGGAGGCCCTGCTGGGCGGCAGCGCCTATGACGCGCACGGCGAGCCCCTGCCGGCCGAGACCCTGGAGAAGGCCAAGGCGGCCCGCGCGATCCTGCTCGGCGCCGTGGGCGGCCCCAAGTGGGATAGGATCGAGGACTTGAGCAAGCGCCCGGAGAAGGGGCTGCTCGGGGTGCGCAAGCATCTTGGCCTCTTCGGCAACCTGCGCCCGGCCATCACCTACCCCCAACTGGCCTCCGCCTCCAGCCTCAAGCCCGAGCTGGTGGCCGGGCTCGACATCATGATCGTCCGCGAGCTCACCGGCGGCATCTACTTCGGCCAGCCCCGGGGCATCGAGGAGCGCGACGGCGAGCGCGTCGGCTTCAACACCTATGTCTATTCCGAGAGCGAGATCGAGCGCATCGGCCGTGTCGCCTTCGAGATGGCCCAGAAGCGCGACAAGCGGCTGTGCAGCGTGGACAAGGCCAACGTGCTGGAGGCCACCATCCTGTGGCGCGAGGTGATGGAGCGCCTGGCCCCGGAGTACCCGGACGTCGAGCTCTCTCACATGTACGTCGACAACGCCGCCATGCAGCTGGTGCGCGCGCCCAAGCAGTTCGACGTCGTGGTGACCGGCAACATGTTCGGCGACATCCTCTCCGATGCCGCCGCCATGCTCACCGGCTCCATCGGCATGCTGCCGTCCGCCTCACTCAACGAGAGCGGCCAGGGCATGTACGAGCCCTGCCACGGCAGTGCGCCGGACATCGCCGGCCAGGGCATCGCCAACCCGCTGGCGACCATTCTCTCGGTGGCCATGATGCTGCGCTACTCCCTGGACGAGCCGGCCCTGGCCGAGCGCATCGAGGCGGCCGTGGGCAAGGTGCTGGACGACGGCCTGCGCACGGCCGACATTGCCGCCGAGGGGACCCGCACCGTCTCGACCGCCGAGATGGGCGATGCCGTGCTGGAGGCCTTCGAGGCCCTCTAG
- the asd gene encoding aspartate-semialdehyde dehydrogenase, producing the protein MLKVGFVGWRGMVGSVLMQRMLDDGDFKGIEPIFFTTSQVGQAGPDVGVDVPPLKDAFDLEALKALDVVVTCQGGDYTEKVYADLRQGGWKGYWIDAASTLRMADDATIVLDPVNRHVIDAQLAKGARTFVGGNCTVSLMLMGLGGLFEADLIEWMTSMTYQAASGSGAKHMRELLNQMGGLRDSVASELADPASAILDIDRKVTAAMRSGDFPTDNFGAPLAGSLLPWIDKPMENGQSKEEWKGSVETNKILGLQDNPIPIDGLCVRIGAMRSHSQAFTIKLKKDVPIDEIEDRLARHNEWVKVIANDKDATIDGLTPAAATGTLTVPVGRLRKLAMGGEYLSAFSVGDQLLWGAAEPLKRMLKILREQ; encoded by the coding sequence ATGTTGAAAGTCGGTTTTGTCGGTTGGCGTGGCATGGTCGGTTCCGTGCTGATGCAGCGGATGCTCGATGACGGGGATTTCAAGGGCATCGAGCCGATCTTCTTCACCACCTCCCAGGTCGGCCAGGCAGGACCCGATGTCGGCGTCGACGTGCCTCCGCTCAAGGATGCCTTCGACCTCGAGGCCCTCAAGGCGCTGGACGTGGTCGTCACCTGCCAGGGCGGCGACTACACCGAGAAGGTCTACGCCGACCTCCGCCAGGGCGGCTGGAAGGGCTACTGGATCGATGCCGCCAGTACCCTGCGCATGGCCGACGATGCCACCATCGTCCTCGACCCGGTCAACCGCCACGTCATCGATGCCCAGCTGGCGAAGGGCGCCAGGACCTTCGTCGGCGGCAACTGCACCGTCAGCCTGATGCTGATGGGGCTGGGGGGCCTCTTCGAGGCCGACCTGATCGAGTGGATGACCTCCATGACCTACCAGGCCGCGTCCGGCTCCGGCGCCAAGCACATGCGCGAACTGCTCAACCAGATGGGCGGCCTGCGTGACAGCGTGGCCAGCGAGCTTGCTGATCCGGCCAGCGCCATTCTCGACATCGATCGCAAGGTCACGGCGGCCATGCGCAGCGGGGACTTTCCCACCGACAACTTCGGTGCGCCGCTGGCCGGCAGCCTGCTGCCCTGGATCGACAAGCCCATGGAGAACGGCCAGAGCAAGGAGGAGTGGAAGGGCTCCGTGGAGACCAACAAGATCCTCGGCCTCCAGGACAACCCGATCCCCATCGACGGGCTCTGCGTGCGCATCGGTGCCATGCGCTCCCACAGCCAGGCCTTCACCATCAAGCTGAAGAAGGACGTCCCGATCGACGAGATCGAGGATCGCCTGGCCCGGCACAACGAGTGGGTCAAGGTCATCGCCAACGACAAGGATGCCACCATCGACGGCCTGACCCCGGCGGCCGCCACCGGCACCCTGACTGTGCCCGTGGGACGCCTGCGCAAGCTGGCCATGGGCGGCGAGTATCTGTCCGCCTTCAGTGTCGGCGACCAGCTGCTCTGGGGGGCCGCCGAGCCGCTCAAGCGCATGCTGAAGATCCTGCGGGAGCAGTAA